One segment of Gasterosteus aculeatus chromosome 3, fGasAcu3.hap1.1, whole genome shotgun sequence DNA contains the following:
- the LOC144405456 gene encoding uncharacterized protein LOC144405456 — protein MDEVIARLTEISMRQQQMTEHLATRQGQTEQELNELRTAAARHVPLPDPRMKVTQLLPKLTADDDVESFLQMFENTATQEGWDPGDWARLVAPLLTGEAQRAYFMLPTERVDDYKELKREILARLGLSPVCAAQYFHDWEYKPRLPARAQAAELSRLAQHWLLEGDPTAALVTERVVVDRFLRALPRSPRQAVGMRNPSTITELVEAVELAEAVQHQDAGERALPFPRRVIQERRRPEGNPRSEGRPGPPSQRDESMPTADPTPAPRTWLAGCILHQDLPKGAPRVDVEVDGRPFAALLDTGSAVSLIQSHILSPHRPTKATIPVTCVHGDTRHVPTRRVTISAGPDSWPMDVGLVKDLPVPVLIGRDWPGLDRLLAANVPFASPRRAHLQRRPGKRTRHRPVLLASDSGRDGESPPPHSNLYHDLFQQVTGGGSFAREQREDDRLKHCWAQVRMVEGKETQPGPHPLPHFVVQNGRLYCVAQRRGEEKKLLVVPRTKTETVLELAHSHPLAGHLGANNTIQRVRDRFHWPGLDAEVKRFCQACPTCQRTSPRTPPPSPLIPLPVIEVPFERIGMELVGPLPKSARGHEHILVIVDYATRYPDAVPLRKATAKAIAKELFLLYSRVGIPAEILTDQGSPFMSRLMADLCALLKVKQLRTSVYHPQTDGLVERFNQTLKRMLRRVADEDKRDWDLMLPYVLFGIREVPQASTGFTPFELLFGRQPRGLLDVAKEAWEHQPAPHRSVVEHVKEMREKIDRVMPLVREHLVKAQQAQQRYYNRAAQPREFQPGDRVMVLVPNSACKFLASWQGPYTVIEKVGPVTYRVRQPGRRRTEQLYHINLLKKWVGTRDQLAALATIDSPVVDMDAQLSAAQKSELQHLVSQFSHVFSSNPGRTQILQHEIHTPPGVVVRQRPYRIPEARRKAIEEEVQHMLKLEVIEPSKSPWSSPVVMVPKPDGTLRFCNDFRRLNEVSEFDGYPMPRVDELLERLGRARYISTLDLTKGYWQVPLSETAKPKTAFTTPSGHWQYRTLPFGLHGAPATFQRMMDILLRPHQSYAAAYLDDVVIHSETWEDHLNRLRRVLLELRRAELTANPRKCHLGLSEANYLGFQVGRGVIRPQEKKVEAVRAAPRPSTKSQVRAFLGLAGYYRCFIPNFSSLASPLTDLTRKGQPEKINWTPEAEEALRRIKMALMAEPVLRAPDFGCPFLLQTDASDTGLGAVLSQIQEDEEHPVLYLSRKLTPAEKNYAAVEKEALAIKWAVLELRYYLLGRRFTLFTDHAPLQWMARAKDTNARVTRWFLALQDFHFEVRHRSGAANSNADGLSRIWSAFVGLSGVTPHQPLLAVNRLMERHLSGVGPAYVCTGVCDRMASTNRHKDSKSSGVLEEGDNPSRDVLCAKHQGDTDGVPPED, from the exons ATGGATGAAGTTATTGCACGCCTAACGGAGATCAGCATGCGCCAGCAACAGATGACTGAACATCTGGCGACGCGACAAGGGCAAACTGAACAGGAGTTAAATGAACTGCGCACGGCTGCTGCACGACATGTCCCACTACCTGATCCCAGAATGAAGGTGACCCAGCTGTTGCCGAAGTTGACAGCTGATGACGATGTGGAATCCTTTCTCCAAATGTTCGAGAATACCGCAACCCAGGAGGGCTGGGACCCTGGTGACTGGGCACGCTTGGTCGCACCCCTCCTCACGGGGGAAGCCCAGCGGGCATACTTCATGCTGCCAACTGAACGGGTAGACGACTACAAGGAGCTAAAAAGGGAGATCCTAGCTCGGCTAGGCCTCTCACCAGTCTGCGCTGCACAGTATTTCCATGACTGGGAGTATAAGCCCCGCCTCCCTGCCCGGGCCCAGGCCGCAGAATTATCGCGTCTCGCGCAGCATTGGCTGCTGGAAGGAGATCCCACAGCCGCCCTTGTGACAGAGCGTGTTGTTGTCGATCGGTTCCTCCGTGCCCTCCCGAGATCCCCTCGTCAAGCCGTCGGTATGCGGAACCCTAGCACGATTACTGAGCTTGTCGAAGCTGTGGAACTGGCGGAGGCTGTCCAACACCAGGATGCTGGAGAACGAGCTCTGCCGTTTCCCCGGAGGGTGATCCAGGAGCGACGCAGGCCAGAGGGCAACCCGCGGTCTGAAGGCAGGCCGGGGCCTCCTTCTCAAAGAGACGAATCAATGCCCACCGCAGACCCCACACCGGCTCCAAGAACCTGGCTAGCGGGCTGTATCCTACATCAGGATTTGCCAAAAGGGGCGCCGAGGGTGGACGTAGAAGTCGATGGCCGCCCGTTCGCAGCTCTTCTGGATACCGGCAGCGCGGTCAGCTTGATCCAGTCTCATATCCTCTCGCCCCACAGACCAACCAAGGCTACCATCCCGGTCACCTGCGTGCATGGGGACACGCGACATGTTCCAACCAGGAGAGTGACCATCTCCGCTGGCCCTGACTCATGGCCGATGGACGTGGGCCTAGTGAAGGATCTGCCGGTACCCGTCCTTATCGGTAGAGACTGGCCGGGCTTGGATCGCCTGCTGGCCGCGAACGTGCCATTTGCCAGTCCTCGACGGGCCCACCTCCAAAGGCGGCCAGGAAAAAGAACCCGTCATCGTCCCGTCTTGCTGGCCTCCGACAGCGGGAGAGATGGTGAGTCCCCACCCCCTCATTCTAACCTCTACCATGACCTTTTCCAACAGGTGACAGGAGGCGGGTCGTTTGCCAGGGAACAACGGGAAGACGACCGCCTAAAGCACTGCTGGGCTCAGGTGCGCATGGTTGAGGGAAAAGAAACTCAACCGGGGCCCCATCCTCTCCCGCATTTTGTCGTCCAAAACGGCCGGCTCTATTGTGTTGCACAGCGaaggggggaagagaagaagttGTTGGTGGTACCCCGAACAAAGACAGAGACGGTCTTAGAGCTGGCACACTCCCATCCCTTGGCGGGCCACCTTGGAGCCAACAACACCATTCAGCGGGTCCGCGACCGATTCCACTGGCCAGGATTGGACGCCGAGGTGAAACGCTTCTGCCAGGCCTGCCCCACTTGTCAGAGAACATCTCCAcggacccctccccccagcccACTGATTCCACTGCCGGTCATTGAGGTACCCTTTGAGCGCATTGGAATGGAACTCGTAGGGCCATTGCCTAAATCGGCCCGGGGGCATGAACACATCCTCGTCATTGTGGATTACGCCACCCGGTATCCTGACGCAGTGCCTCTTAGGAAAGCCACGGCCAAGGCCATCGCCAAGGAGCTCTTCCTTCTCTATAGCCGGGTGGGCATCCCCGCCGAAATCCTGACAGACCAGGGAAGCCCTTTCATGTCCCGGCTAATGGCTGACCTGTGCGCCCTccttaaagtgaaacaactgaGGACCTCTGTCTACCACCCCCAGACAGACGGTCTCGTGGAACGCTTCAACCAGACCCTGAAGCGGATGTTACGGCGGGTTGCAGATGAAGACAAGCGGGACTGGGACCTCATGCTCCCCTACGTGCTCTTCGGAATACGGGAGGTGCCTCAGGCGTCGACAGGCTTCACCCCGTTCGAGCTCTTATTCGGACGCCAGCCCAGAGGCCTCCTGGACGTGGCCAAAGAGGCGTGGGAACATCAGCCGGCCCCCCATCGCTCGGTGGTAGAGCATGTGAAGGAGATGAGGGAAAAGATCGACCGGGTCATGCCGCTAGTCCGGGAACATCTCGTCAAGGCCCAACAGGCGCAGCAACGGTATTACAATCGAGCCGCCCAGCCACGAGAGTTTCAGCCAGGAGACCGGGTCATGGTTCTTGTCCCCAACTCCGCCTGTAAGTTCCTGGCCAGTTGGCAGGGCCCGTACACCGTCATCGAGAAGGTTGGGCCGGTCACGTATCGTGTCCGACAGCCAGGCCGGCGAAGAACAGAGCAGCTCTACCACATTAATTTGTTGAAGAAATGGGTGGGGACAAGGGACCAGCTCGCCGCCCTCGCCACCATCGACTCGCCGGTAGTGGACATGGACGCCCAGCTGTCGGCAGCCCAGaagtcagagctgcagcacctgGTCTCTCAGTTCTCGCATGTGTTCTCCTCCAACCCCGggcggacccagatcctccaacaTGAGATCCACACACCACCCGGAGTGGTCGTCAGGCAACGGCCCTACCGAATCCCAGAGGCTCGTCGGAAGGCTATTGAGGAGGAAGTCCAACACATGCTGAAGTTGGAGGTGATTGAACCATCCAAAAGCCCTTGGTCCAGCCCGGTTGTCATGGTACCAAAACCGGATGGCACCCTCCGCTTCTGTAACGACTTCCGGCGCCTAAATGAAGTGTCTGAGTTTGACGGATACCCCATGCCTCGAGTGGATGAGCTCCTTGAACGTCTGGGAAGGGCCCGGTATATCTCCACCCTAGATCTGACCAAAGGGTATTGGCAGGTGCCCCTTTCCGAAACAGCCAAACCCAAGACTGCTTTCACTACCCCCAGTGGACACTGGCAATACCGGACCCTTCCCTTTGGCCTACACGGAGCTCCGGCCACCTTCCAACGGATGATGGACATCTTGTTGAGGCCTCACCAGTCCTATGCCGCAGCGTACCTGGATGATGTAGTTATCCACTCCGAGACTTGGGAAGACCACCTAAATCGGTTGCGGAGGGTGCTACTGGAGCTGCGCAGGGCTGAACTCACCGCCAACCCCCGAAAATGCCATCTGGGCCTGTCTGAGGCGAACTATCTGGGTTTCCAGGTGGGAAGAGGAGTCATCAGACCCCAGGAAAAGAAGGTTGAGGCAGTCCGCGCCGCCCCAAGACCCAGTACAAAGTCCCAGGTACGAGCCTTCTTGGGGTTGGCGGGTTATTATCGATGTTTTATACCTAACTTCTCCTCTTTAGCCTCCCCCCTGACAGACCTAACCAGGAAGGGTCAGCCAGAGAAAATCAACTGGACGCCCGAAGCTGAGGAGGCATTGAGAAGAATAAAGATGGCATTGATGGCAGAGCCGGTCCTAAGAGCGCCAGATTTTGGCTGTCCTTTCCTGCTGCAAACAGATGCTTCCGATACAGGACTGGGAGCTGTCCTGTCCCAGATTCAGGAAGATGAGGAGCATCCTGTCTTGTACCTCAGCCGGAAGCTGACCCCGGCCGAAAAAAACTACGCCGCGGTGGAGAAGGAAGCTCTGGCCATCAAGTGGGCAGTTCTAGAATTGCGGTATTACCTCCTAGGCAGGCGATTCACTCTTTTTACAGACCATGCGCCCCTCCAGTGGATGGCCCGCGCCAAGGACACGAACGCCAGGGTGACACGGTGGTTCCTGGCACTCCAGGACTTCCACTTTGAAGTCCGGCACCGTTCTGGAGCAGCAAACTCTAATGCGGACGGCCTTTCTCGGATCTGGTCGGCTTTTGTTGGTCTGTCAGGGGTCACTCCCCACCAACCCC TGCTCGCTGTCAACAGACTGATGGAGCGACACCTATCGGGCGTTGGCCCCGCCTATGTGTGCACAGGCGTTTGTGATCGGATGGCGAGTACAAACAGACATAAAGATAGTAAGAGCAGCGGCGTGCTGGAAGAGGGAGATAATCCTAGCAGGGATGTACTGTGTGCCAAGCACCAAGGGGACACAGATGGAGTTCCTCCAGAGGATTAG